GCCCAGGCGCTGACGGAGGCCGTGCGCGGCACCTTCGCGGGCGCCATCACCTCGGCGCTGACGAACGCGGCGGCCTTCTTCGTGCTGCTGTTCGCCCAGTTCGAGGCCTTCAAGCAGTTCGGCCTGCTGGCGGGCGTGGGCGTCGTCACGTCCGTGCTGGTGGCCTATGGCCTGGGCCCGGCGCTGCTGGTGCTCGCCGAGCGCCTGCGCCCCGGCGCTCGCAAGCAGGAGACCGCGCACGCGCCCGAGGCTCCCGCCAGCGCGACGCCGCGCCTGCCCGGCAAGCGCATGCCCACGGTGGCCATCACCGCCATCCTGCTGTCGGTGCTCGGCTTCGCGGCCTACTCCCTCTACGTGTCGCCGCGCGTGGGCTTCGAGACGAACATGCGCAAGCTCAAGGGCGAGTCGCCCGCGATGCTCCTCGACGACCACATCGTCGAGCAGACGGGCACTCCGCTCAACCCGGCCATCCTCCTGGTGGAGGACCTGAAGCAGGCCCAGGTGGTGCAGCAGGTCATCGAGGAGGTGAAGACCCGCCACGGCGCGGACTCCACCTTCAAGCAGTCCGCCTCGCTCAATGATCTGCTGCCGCGGGACGTGCCGGCGCACCAGGAGCAGATCGCCGCGCTGCGCGGGATGCTGGAGAAGCTGCCCCAGGACGCGCAGGAGGATCAGCGCGTGGCCACGGTGAAGAAGATGCTGGAGGCCCAGCCCTACGGGCCGGATGAGATGCCCGTGGAGGTGCGCCGCCGCTTCGAGGCGATGGATGGCAAGGGCATGTTCCTGCTGCTGTTCCCCTCGGTGTCCAACCACGACACCCGGGAGCTGGCGGCGTGGGCCTCGCAGCTCGACGAGGTCATCGCCGGGGCCAAGGCCCGGGGTGTGGACCTCGCGGTGTTGGATAGCAACCGGATCGCCGCGCGCATCTTCTCCATGGTGCGCGGGGACGGACCCTTCATCCTCTGGGCGGCCGCGTCGGTGGTCTTCTTGACCATCCTCATCAGCCTGCGCAGCTTCAAGCGTGCCTGCCTGGTGGCCGGGCCACTGTTCCTGGGCATGCTGTGCCTGGCGGGCGGGATGTACCTGTTCGATGTCCAGCTGAACTTCATCAACGCCGTGGTGCTGCCCAACCTGCTGGCCATCGCGGTGGACAACTCGGTGCACCTCTTCCACCGGTACGAGGAGGAGGGCCCTGGCTCGCTGGGCCACGTCGTGCGCCATACGGGCCTGGCGGCGGTGGTCGCCACCCTGTCCAACGCCGCGGGCTACGGCGCTCTGTTGATCTCCCATCACGCCGGTCTGAGGTCGATCGGTCAGATTGCACTTCTGGGCGTCATGTGCACCTTCCTGGGCACCACCGTCTTCTTCCCGGCCATGCTCGCTTTGATGGAGCGCTGGAAGGGCAGGAAGCGGGAGGGGGGCATGGTTCGGAGCCTGGAGATTGGCGCGCCCAGGAATGACGAGGCCGCTACGGAACCGGGGGAGCGTAAATCGGCGTGAGCGAATGGACTTCGTATAGCCGTACTCGAGAGGGCAGCCAGGAAGTGAGCTTCAAGGGAGTCGACCTCATCATCGTCGCCTCCTGTTCATTGGCCGCCCTGGCCCTCGTGGGACCCGCTCGCTGGGCCCCCGGCTCGACGGAGTCCGCTGTTCAATTCGCCATCTTCGCGCTCGGCCCCCTGGTGCTGCGCACCCTGGAGGCCTCCTTTCCCAGGAACCGGCTGCTGGCCTTCATGGCCTCCTTCTGGCTGCTGCCGGTGTTGAGCCTCAGCCACGGGTTGCTCAACCCCCTGGTGACGGCCGCCACCCCGGTGCTGCGCGATGCCCAGCTCGCCATGCTGGATCAGCGGCTGCTCGGGGCCCAGGCGTCCGTGGTGCTCGGGCAGATGGTGCCGCCCTGGCTCACCGACATCCTGATGGTCTGCTACTACGGCCACTTCGTCTGGCCGTTGGCGCTGGGCCTGGTGCTGTACTTCACCGGACGCCGCGAGGCCTTCGACGAGTACCTCATCGCGCTGAGCCTCTTCTTCCTGGCCAACTACGTCTGCTACGCGCTGGTGCCCGCCATCGGCCCGCGCTACTTCCTCTTCCACTCCTTCTCCGGGCCCGTGAATGGGCTGTGGGCGACGTCCTTCCTGGACTCGGTGATGCGCATGCCGCCGTTCTCGCGGGACTGCTTCCCCTCGGGGCACACCGGGACGGCGTTGCTGGTGCTGGTGTACGCCTTCCGGTTCGTGCCGCGCTTCTTCCGGGTGATGGTGGTGCCGGCGATCTGCCTCATCCTGGCCACCCTGGTGGGCCGCTTCCACTACCTGACGGACCTGCTGTGCGCGGTGCCGCTGATGCTGGTGGTGGTGAGCCTCTCGATGGCCTGGAGCAGGGCCACGGCGCGGCGCGAAGTGACGCGCCCGGTGCGAATGGACGCTATCGTACGC
This is a stretch of genomic DNA from Archangium violaceum. It encodes these proteins:
- a CDS encoding efflux RND transporter permease subunit; the encoded protein is MAESLRRRWYEAFIRSTLARPWRVVLAFTLLALGGALLAGRLEFRGSFVELLPKEAPEVQDLTRVAQKAGGDGYLVVRAQGVKPEALRAFSDALAKKLETLPEVRYVEHHFDVAFFQERGLLLLPTEKLQALRQDVEARLRYEKQTALAVDLLDEQDAPPDFDAIVKKYSPEAPMREYLGSADGSEVFLMVKPDGTAGDIAFAQKLVDDVKRTAAEVAQGWPGVELDYAGAFQARLEEDAVMRKDLTRAGVLSAVMAVAIILLATRRLWALAVVGVPVIFGVSLTFAVAELAIGHLNIVTGFLVAILIGLGLEYGIHLAMRYWEERREHSAAQALTEAVRGTFAGAITSALTNAAAFFVLLFAQFEAFKQFGLLAGVGVVTSVLVAYGLGPALLVLAERLRPGARKQETAHAPEAPASATPRLPGKRMPTVAITAILLSVLGFAAYSLYVSPRVGFETNMRKLKGESPAMLLDDHIVEQTGTPLNPAILLVEDLKQAQVVQQVIEEVKTRHGADSTFKQSASLNDLLPRDVPAHQEQIAALRGMLEKLPQDAQEDQRVATVKKMLEAQPYGPDEMPVEVRRRFEAMDGKGMFLLLFPSVSNHDTRELAAWASQLDEVIAGAKARGVDLAVLDSNRIAARIFSMVRGDGPFILWAAASVVFLTILISLRSFKRACLVAGPLFLGMLCLAGGMYLFDVQLNFINAVVLPNLLAIAVDNSVHLFHRYEEEGPGSLGHVVRHTGLAAVVATLSNAAGYGALLISHHAGLRSIGQIALLGVMCTFLGTTVFFPAMLALMERWKGRKREGGMVRSLEIGAPRNDEAATEPGERKSA
- a CDS encoding phosphatase PAP2 family protein, whose product is MSEWTSYSRTREGSQEVSFKGVDLIIVASCSLAALALVGPARWAPGSTESAVQFAIFALGPLVLRTLEASFPRNRLLAFMASFWLLPVLSLSHGLLNPLVTAATPVLRDAQLAMLDQRLLGAQASVVLGQMVPPWLTDILMVCYYGHFVWPLALGLVLYFTGRREAFDEYLIALSLFFLANYVCYALVPAIGPRYFLFHSFSGPVNGLWATSFLDSVMRMPPFSRDCFPSGHTGTALLVLVYAFRFVPRFFRVMVVPAICLILATLVGRFHYLTDLLCAVPLMLVVVSLSMAWSRATARREVTRPVRMDAIVRP